One part of the Glycine max cultivar Williams 82 chromosome 14, Glycine_max_v4.0, whole genome shotgun sequence genome encodes these proteins:
- the LOC100807235 gene encoding probable protein phosphatase 2C 51, with the protein MFSSLHAKTIMKTPKRHSPPPNSSLRVESDSGEIVTRFKNGRRRRIKIKRMKYTCQTKIRVRNDAGAGGVSQLLAVDSEGEKREIHENVEISLSLASSSSEEEERLSSKQNDGVLSYGSASVIGSRKEMEDAVSEEIGFAAKCDFFAVYDGHGGAQVAEACRERLYRLVAEEMERSASHVEWDWRGVMEGCFRKMDCEVAGNAAVRTVGSTAVVAVVAAAEVVVANCGDCRAVLGRGGEAVDLSSDHKPDRPDELIRIEEAGGRVINWNGQRVLGVLATSRSIGDQYLRPYVISKPEVTVTKRSSKDEFLILASDGLWDVMSSEVACQVVRKCFHGQIRRVCDGVGNHQNRATEAAGLLAEIALAKGSRDNTSVIVVELRGSVTTD; encoded by the exons ATGTTCAGTTCGTTGCATGCAAAAACGATTATGAAGACGCCAAAACGCCACTCGCCGCCGCCAAATTCTTCCCTGCGAGTGGAGTCTGATTCCGGCGAAATCGTCACGAGGTTCAAGAACGGTCGCCGGAGAAGAATTAAAATCAAGCGAATGAAATACACTTGCCAGACGAAGATCCGCGTCAGGAATGACGCCGGCGCCGGCGGCGTGTCTCAACTTCTGGCGGTGGATTCtgaaggagagaagagagagattcACGAGAACGTGGAGATATCGCTGTCGCTGGCTTCGTCGTCGTCGGAAGAGGAAGAGCGATTGTCGTCGAAGCAAAACGACGGCGTTTTGTCGTACGGGTCGGCATCGGTGATAGGGAGCAGGAAGGAGATGGAGGACGCGGTGAGTGAGGAGATAGGGTTTGCTGCGAAGTGCGACTTCTTCGCGGTGTACGACGGCCACGGCGGAGCTCAGGTGGCGGAGGCGTGCAGGGAGAGGCTGTACAGGCTGGTGGCGGAGGAGATGGAGAGGAGTGCGAGTCACGTGGAATGGGACTGGCGGGGAGTGATGGAAGGGTGTTTTCGGAAAATGGACTGCGAGGTTGCCGGCAATGCGGCTGTCAGGACGGTGGGTTCCACGGCTGTTGTCGCCGTCGTCGCGGCGGCGGAGGTTGTCGTTGCTAATTGCGGTGATTGTAGGGCCGTCCTGGGAAGAGGAGGTGAGGCCGTGGACTTGTCTAGTGATCATAAG CCCGACAGGCCCGATGAGTTGATACGAATTGAAGAGGCTGGTGGAAGGGTCATTAACTGGAATGGCCAGCGCGTGCTTGGTGTTCTTGCCACTTCACGATCCATAG GAGATCAGTACCTTCGACCTTATGTAATATCAAAACCAGAAGTGACAGTGACCAAGCGAAGCAGCAAGGATGAATTTCTCATACTAGCAAGTGATGGATTGTGGGATGTGATGTCAAGTGAAGTTGCGTGCCAAGTTGTAAGGAAATGCTTCCACGGGCAGATTAGGAGAGTGTGCGATGGAGTTGGGAATCATCAAAACCGTGCTACCGAGGCTGCAGGCCTCTTGGCAGAGATAGCATTGGCAAAGGGAAGTAGAGATAACACCAGTGTCATTGTAGTTGAGCTAAGAGGATCAGTAACAACTGATTGA